A segment of the Lycium barbarum isolate Lr01 chromosome 7, ASM1917538v2, whole genome shotgun sequence genome:
TTTATTAGGTCAGTCTGCTGATTATTTTGTTACAACGATTTGGATTTCGAGTATCTAAGGCTTTTTTAGAAGCTATTATTCTGGTGGGAGGTTGATCTCTAGCCCATGGTACTTCTTGTTTGGAGTATCACGGTAATAGACCAAGAGATTACAGAAATTGTGGCTACATTGCAATATAATATTCTTTCCACAGTCCGGACTTACCAATTTAATTTGGTGGTAGGTGTTTGCCTGCCTGTGGCTTAATGTGGGAACAGTAGCTGCTAATCGGATGAGAGCTGTTACCAAGTACTTGTGGATGAACTTGATTGTTACCTGTGGAAACCTGTGTTTTTTATGAAGTTGGCCCTACTTGTAAATGCAATCCTCTACTCCTCGTCCCTTCCTAGTCTTTGTGGTGTGTATTTTTTGTATTTGGGTGACCGTCGTCACTCACCATGTCAATTTTTGCTAGATGCACAATTCTGTGGTGTGCATGTCTACATGTGACGACTGTTGGCAGGAGCTGGCTTTGGCTCCCAGCTTCAGCAGAATATTTCTAGGGTCCTAAAAGTGTTTTCCATATTATGTGGAGGATTTGGTTACTTGTTCAGCATCAAACTGGTGAGTGACACACTTGGATGGAGCAAAGAGTGGTAGCTATTGCACTTAGCTTGTACAGGGGTTGATGTCTTGGCACCCAAAAGGTGGGGTCAAAGAAGTGGTTGAAACTCTGAAGATTAGGATTCAAATcttaacaaaaataaaataaaaaatacctGGCAATTTTTTCCTATCTACCTAATCTTGGTTGAGCAAAATTATCCATTTTATGTGATGGTGGGAGGTAGCAAGTACTTGGTGTAATAACTCAGTGGAATAGTTTACCTAAGCTTTACTGGTTCATGTAAGTTGTGGACATTGGTTCATCTATTTCAAATTAATTGATTGCTATGAAGATTACCAATTTAATTTATTAATATAGTTCTTGTCTTCAACATTTttttatgatattgatattctaTTAGAAGAAACAAGTACAAGTATATATTTAGTAGTCACATTCATTAGTTAGGTCTACCAATTATGTTGCATTTCAGCTTGATTATAACTTTTTAATTTTCTACTTTCAACTATTTTTTGGTATTGCATTGCGGTCATCAGGTGACTTTTTAAAATATCGAAAATTAACCGAACGCACCGATATCGAAGAAACCCGAGATGATGGGACGGTTTCTAAAAGTATTTTTtgttatacaaaataaaataacagtAAAATTGGTgtggtataaattttataaaaagacCGATCGAACCGTATCATTGACACCCCTAGAGTAAATATTGGAAAATAAAAAGATTTCAGTTTTATTACCATCTTTCAGAGTACTAAAGATTATTTTCCCCTCATGTTTCCTTTCAAAATTTCAATTAGAAGTAATTCATCGCACAATTCACTAAAGAATCATGTAATTCGTTTTCTTTGCTTAGATGTTTCCTCAATAGATTTTCTTGCAAGTCTTTCTCTAAAAATGTACTTCATCTGTTCcaattttaagtgtcttaatttgaGAAGACACGagatttaaaaaaataagtttttttttttgcatatataGCAAAATACCATTTAAATCTTGTGATATTAAACAAATATAATAATTGAAATTAGAATGTTACTTAGAAAAAGACATTCTCTTTTAGAGAGGCTAAAAAGGTAAAGACACTTAAATTAAAGGGAGTACTAGTTTATCTGTTGAGCGTTGACATCCAACGGTATCAATATCAGGAGCTAAATGTTCTTTTGCAATCTTTACTCGCACACTTCTCCATAAATATCCATAACTCCCCCTATACTCCACAACATCAATTGATCTCAAATATGAGCTAAAGTCAAAGTAACTTTTAGCCAAACAAAGGCTTTTATttgtaaaaaaattgaaatattaCATCTCAGATTAGCTATGAAAGAGCTATTATCGAAGTACAAAAGCTCTAACATGGAAGTTAACTTTCAAATTTACAAGACCAGCCAACGGAATAACTACAAGTAAACAAAACATAATAACTTCAACGCGAATCATCAGCAACTTGGGAACTCCGAATGCCCCAAAATGATCTGGGTTTAAGTTTCTTCTTTGTAGCGGTAAAAAGCCATCCCAATTGAGTTTGACAAGTAGCACATTCAGCAATTGACCAGGCATACCTACAAGAAAGTCGCTTCTTAGTTATCAAATCTCCACACCAAGATTTCGTGACATATAGGACTCGACAGAAACCAGAATATGAAGGCATGGTTGCAATTTACCCTTGAAATCAAATTCCTGTACTCTAATCGATGTCCACTGGCATCAATTAATTCCTGTACTCTAATCGATGTCCAGTGGCATTGATTTTCCAATTAATGCTGGAAGTAGCAGACTACTTTCTCGCATTCCAGATGAGTGAACAAGAAGCTAAAACCTATGTTGCTTAGGCTCTTCAGAAATATCGACGGGTGCATGTGGGAtgctccaaaagtagtgcatttttggagaatccgacacgggtgtggcaacatttttggagagtccgagcaacataggctaAAACCAAACCATGAAGTTGTCTGATGAAGATGGTTCTAACTTCTAACTACAGCTTACACTTTGTTTTCCCTCACAACAGATGTCAGGCAGTGATTCTTCAGAGTGCATTAGTGTGGATTAGAAACATCCCACTACTCATACATTTGGTCAAATAAGGTCAAATTATGGAAATAACTGACACAAGGCATAGCTGACCGTAAAAATCAGCCAACTGAAAATAACTTACCCAGGAAACCAGCTGTATTCTTCAACAGGATTTCCAATAACAGCCAACCCGTTTGCTTTAAATAGTGTCATTATCTCATGTACAAAACCATGTGGATTGACGTAAGCACCGAGAGGACCCTCACTAGACATCACCAACATATCGCTCCGTCTGGCAATTAGAGTCTACAAGAAGGGGAAAATACAACAATTAGTGACATAATATTTAACTTATTTAAAACAGTGGAATAGCGTCAATGTCATTTTCTGCATCACAATTAGAGTCCTCAAGAAGGGAAAAGTGTAAGAATTAGTGACACAATATTCAGTTATTTAAAACAGCAGACTAGCATTAAGTGTCATTTTCTGCATTACCTCACAAGTTCTACATCTCACACAGTCAAAACTCTCAAGCAATTCAATTTCACGTCTCAATCTATAGGAAATTCCATCGATCTCCAAAAGCTCTTGCCTTGTTGATTCAGACACGGGCATCTTACTTGCAATATGAAATGAAAGAAGACCCGGCTTCGTAACGTAACTGTCCATGCTTGGTGCCCTAACTATCTGTTTCCATCGACCTGCAAAAAATCAACTCAATGTTACTCAAACCGTCTCAATTCCGGGGAAAATCTAACTTTTACTCAAATGATCCACTCGAATCAAAGACGAGAAAACACCGGAAGAATAAAATTATTAAAGTGCGATTGAGACCACAAACGTACAGAGATTAACACAGTAAAAATGATTGTCGTTAAGAAATCAGGCAATTACCATCTAAGACAAGTTGATAGCTCATGTTAAGAAAAGAGAAGTCCCTCGTATGGCAAGATGGAGGAGACAACACATGAATAGCATAAATCACATGTAGCATGATGTAAATTTCGATTCAAAATACCCAACTTTTAGCATATGGTATTTTTTCTAAACCGATTTAATGAGAAAAAGAAGGATCTTTTCACCAATATTTCATTGTCATAAGTGCAGCTATAAAagaactccgcctgtgtgagctcgctcacattgccggtcccaagcccggataaaggaggagggttgccgagggtcaatcggaaacagcctccctacccaggtaggggtaaggctgcgtacatcttaccctccccagaccccactattgtgggattacactgggtagtgaccaagaccaagaCCAAGTGCAGCTATAAAAGACTCCAAACTAGTGTGATCACATTTGGAACATTCATCATCCATAATTTTCTTAAAGGAGAAAGTGAAGAACACACGACCTGCTGCCCTTTGAGCAAGAGAGTATGAATCGTACATCTGGTACACCCAACTGGGCCAGAAGGCCCTTGGAACTTCACGGAACTGGTTTAAAGAATGCTTTTTCCATGTGTTGTGGGTTGGCATAGACAATTTTCCTAAAGCGAGCCTCACACCATCAGCCTCTCGGTTTTTCCCCGTGCCGAATGACCTTCTAAAATTATCAAAAGGAGATCTCGCAGGTTTGATACGAGACTGCTGCTCAATATTCTCATCGTCGCTGCTCGTCGAATCCTCGAGCATATCACAAGAAACAAGAGCAGACTGGTGCAACCTCCTTTCTGTGGGTGAGAGTTCACTCTCAAAACTTTCCTCTGACATTGCATCCGAATCATTTTCATTGCCAAAGCCATATTGGTCAACTCGAGAGCGATTTATCGGTGGTATTTGAATATGTACACCAGATCGGAAGATACTTAATGGCGTCAATCTTCCAACAGCCTCCCTGGGTGTTCTCAATGGAAAATCTTCTTTGATGATTTGTATCTCCCCACAAGGCTAGACAAAAAGGTGCAATGGAACATGAGCTTATGAGGATTTACAAATTACGGATACCTTTTTTAAACAAATATATTAGTATTTGTTGTACACTTACTGATCCCTCCACATCCATCCAGCGGCGCCTCAGACGAAAACGCTGTTGCCCACGAGTTACAATATTCACCGAACCATCCTCTAAGTGCCGGTATTGCCTAATCTAAAACAGTATAAACATAGCTACCCAGAATCAGCAAGTCATACAATAAGCCATCTTTCGATGTGTTGTTGAAACATAAATAAATCAACTCACTGTATAATGAATATACTGTCTTTGCATGTCAATTCAAAAGGGCATGGTGATTAGGAAATCAACTTGACTAACATATATTGGCAGCAGGAAAAGTAGTAATTCTTCTGGGGAAGTTAGGCTTGTACCAAGAACATCACGTCATAGTGTCAATGCTCTGGAATTGAATTGCTTAAATAAATATGAACTTCAAATTTTTGGGTCTCATAAAAATGTACTAATTTGCCAACGGACGCCAAGCATTTTACTGTCGTCTTACTTATCTATAAACATAGGCATATATATTACCTACAAGATGCCCATCATATAATCACAAAGAAGATTTTCCAAAGTCACTTTGACAGAACCAAACATCACACACAGGACACAGGATGTCATTTTAGATCTTAATTGTATCATCGTCATGTTTCAAGGATAAATAAGGCAAACAACCATgcgattttttaatttttgtttgcTGCTCACTTAAAAGAATGGAAAGAATTTTATCAAAAATAAGttgcaaaaataaatatatcagctGATATCATTATGTCTTGTGTGTAGAAAGCTGAAATCACCCAAATCAATAATGCATTGACCTCGGTTCCTGACCATTTTTTACCAGGTAAAACTGAACCCGTAACAGTATATAGTTAACTTTCCACAGGCTTTCCAATAAAAATTCCATTTCTAAAATAGGATCTCTCGTATGACTCTTCTACTTTCCTACTGAAAGCTTCTTTTTTCATCAAGTACTTTCTTACTTTAAGCTTTAAAAGAGAATGAAGatatggtgttttttttttttttgagataaagAATGAAGTTATGGTGTTGTGCTAGTCATCTTGCTACAATAAAGCAAGCTCTGAAATGAATGTAACCCAAGGTCTTCCTCCTGTCAGAAAATTATTCTCTGCTCCTTGGTGAAGAAGACAAAAGAAAGGTGCGTGAGAAAAAATCTGCAAGGAAATAAAATCACATCTACCCTTAATTCCTGTTTAAGCATTAAAGTAATAAGTGTCATACCAACTAAACATGTACCATTACAAGGGCGAGAGACAAATCTAATGACTTAGCAACATATTAAACAGAGAAGTTCCAAGACTCACCCGTGAAATAAGAGCAACACATCAAGCAACAAGGTCCCTATATCAATTTTACGAAGGTGGTGTCCAAGCCAAGCTTGTGTGCACCTCAACTATTCCACTGGGCACTTGCTACCTCCACCGGCacaggtaccaggtaactctgCCCAccaatgggaagaaatcacctacgtcctccgtcccaatttatgtgatatagcttgactaggcacggagtttaaggaTGAAAGAAAGACTCTTGAAagttgtggtctaaaacaagccatgGATACTTGTGTGGCtcaaaatcatttcattaagggtaaaaggggaagttttaagttaaattatttctagatATAAAAATGTATGATTCTTTTTgggacggactaaaaaggaaagtgtatcacataaattgagacagagagagtagTGTTTATGGTTCTCAGCCAACTTCATTCACCACTGGGCTATACCCTTGGATGCCAACAAGGTCACAATCAATTTCGTAATGAAGAAACCTATTGTTGTGCTAAAACTCACCCTTTATCTGAACTTACATTCGGTCTCTAGTAGAGCAAGCTTATCACTGTGTGAAATTCTAGTCGATTTTAGATCATAATTGCAGAAATTCTCACCCCTTATCTAACTTACATCACTCTCATAATGGAGCACCTTCTTACAGTCCAAAAGTTCATACTATTTTAATATAAATCATTTTCATATGTCAACATGCATGACATTTTGTAATCCACACAAAACAGCTTGCATCTGAAGGATGTATAATTTTCAGCTGTTTCCTTTAGTTACAGGCAAGATCATCTTTGATATAAAATTATCCTTAGCATTAATAATCTGCTTCAATATTGAAGGTCATGGTTGCTATCTTGGGGATCTTGGAAACTTTTTCCAACTTCAAGGAAAATTCACCAATTGATCGCACATAACCTTGAATGTTTTGTAACAGCAAAGATTACATGGGATCACTTTTGctcccaaaaaagaaaaagaataaaagaTTGTCTCTTCCATCAATCTTCTGGCTAACATAAAGGGAAAAAGATAAAGGCAATTCAACTCTTAGCATAAATACGCCAAGCAACCTTTGAGCCGTTACATTGAAAGTGCAGAAGGAATAACACAAACAAATAGAACTTGCTCATGCAACTAACATATACAACAGAAAGAAAAAAACTTGAGACATTGCTTTTACCATTTTGAACTTGCCATCAAGAAACTGTATGCATCTCATAAGTTTCAACTTCACAAGAAAAGGATTTTTACCCAAAAAAAAGGTTGACAATACAGATTCGATCTGCTTCTAGAACAtgactttttttcaaataaactAACAGAAAGCTCCCATATTTTCAAATTTAGATTATGCAGAACCAGAATCTTCCAATGTTATACCAGTAACGCGAAATAAATGGATTCCGCAAAATAAATCTAGTAACAAGATGCAATGTCACAAAACACATGAAATTTCTTCTTCAGAAACAGTCGAGATTCTTGTCTACTTATTAATAACATTTCGAACAGTTTGTAGGAAATATAATCAATTCAACTACGCATCGAAAAAATAACTATCAAGAAAGGCAGAGGATTCAAGTTCCATACCTCAGCGGTTGTACCGGTGGTTGCAAGTTTTATCCTTCCATTATTTGGATCCCTGTAAACTCGAATCTGGAATAAATTTTTACCAGCAATCCCACTCAAAACTCAAAGAAAGAAATTTTAGGGAAATAGAACAAAACATCAGTGCCATTAGGAGAGAGCAAAACATCAGTGCCATTAGGCATCCACCTACCACTCCAATTGTGTAAGGAGCATCAACTTGCCTCAGTGCTCTGTCAACAGAAGCTATAAAATTAGGCTGAATGACTCGCAGAGGAAGTGTGGCCTCGGGAAATAAAACAACTCCTGGAAGTAAAATAAAGCACGCACATAAGACAGTGTGAGGGATGTTAAACTACCCAAGACAAACCCACATGAGTTAACATTTGCTGCCTAGAAATCTGAACTCTGAGACAGTTGTTGTGCTGAAAGAAAAGCGTACATGCTAATTTGGGATCAAGTAACAAGCATAACATGAAATTAAACTTTACCAGTtttcaaaacaaaacaaaaaaaaaatagctggTAAAAATACCATTTGATAGCTCTACTAGTACTAACTGGATGCAACCTTAAGATATTACTCCACACATATACCATATAGAGTTTTTCTTAATGAGGTAATAAATTTAACTAATAGTGTGGGCATAGAAACGCCCGTATACAACAAATATACCAAAAAAAGGTAGAAAACCTACAATTTTATGAACGACATCCAATCTACTATACATAAAGGAAGCTGATGGGTGCACCAAAAAGAAATAAGAGATAAGAGGCTATTCCTCAATTGTACAAAGTTCATCTCAACATCTTCAAAAGCTCTGCTGTTTCTTTctctccaaatgacccacatgaGAGCTAGTGGACATTCCATGCCTTGCATCTTCTCTTCCACCTACCGCCTACCGCAATTCCAACTGAACATTAATTCTTTCACAGTGTCTGACATAACCCAAGATATTCCAAACCAACAACAAGATCTCCCACCACAACATCGAGGCTACCTGACAATGAAGGAGAAGATGGTCAACATCTTCGCCTGAGCCTTTACACATAAAACACCAACTAATGTATGTAACCTTCCTCAAATTTTCGGCCGTCATGTTGTTGTTAGCCAAGTGAAGAACACAACTTTCTCAAAATCTTTGGGATCCAAATCGATCTATGTGGGAATGCAACCTCCTCCCTGACCAGAAGCTTCTCATAGAAAGGCTTAACAGAAAATGTTCCATTGTTCCTCGCACTCACCTCCATTCATCATGATTATCCTGTGATGTTCGAATGTTTATTATGCAATTTAACTAACTTTGGAATTCCGGCACTTCATAATCTTGCATGTTCCTCCTAAAAATCAAATTCCAAAGAAATTCTCCACCTTGTATCATCCGCACTCGTTGTTCTGTCATCTCCTTTTAACATGAAATGTTGTAAATGTTAAGAAAAGAAAATCTCAAAATGTTGTCCCCACACCACCCCTGTCCCTAAAAGCTTATCCTTCTTCTTTCCCCCCTGCCCTAAAAAGACACATGGCTGCTAAAATCTTCCCATCCCTTCACAATGTTCCTCCACACCCTGCAACCATAAGGCGTGGTTAACTTTTCACTCCTCCGAGCTCCTTCCAAGACCCCATAGTTTCCACTATTACCTCTTCCTAAAAGTATGTTCCTCTGTCCCAAACCTCCATAGGCACTTTCTTAGTAGGGCTTTATTGAAAACCCTCAAATCTTTAACTCCAAGCCTACCCCCAACATTTGGAAGTTATAACAATGTCCTACCTCACTAAGTGAAACTTCTTATCCCTGCCTGTCGAAACCTACGGAAAGTTTCTTTGAAACCTTTCCAACTTTTCTATGACGCTATACCTAGAGTTAACTTACATTTGTCAGTACCAGAAGGAGATGAAATGATTCTTGTGTCTGGATAACTAGAAAAAGGTTTGAGAAACCATTGCTTGAATCtgaaattaaatttatttagggCTTCAAATTTCTGAAATTGTTAAATCTAAATAATCAGTAAGAAATTGTGGTTAGACATAAAACACTTAACAAAATCCAAATTTTCTTAAAAAGGAAAAGTTAAAGAGAAATTCGTTTATGGTAAAAGACTCATGCACTGCCGTCCCTTCTCAAGAAGAAACTACAAAAATATAAGATCTAGTTGAACTTCACAAACAGCATGTAGTAGCACACTGCACATCTAGAATTGTAAAAACAAGACAACTTGTTTCAAACAGTTAGTGGTCATATTTCCTTTTCCTCCTTTAATACTTTTAACTGAAAAAAACAGTCACAAGGCAACCGAGTAATACACTTACCTTCAAGATAGAACAGAGGAACAGTTAAGACAGCTCCGCCATCCAAGAAGGCCAGCCTGTTATGAGTATCCTCGACATCTGACGCatgaaaatgttcaagaaaataagTCAAACAACGTGAAAGTCACATCATCCCAAAAAAGCAATTGAAAGATGAAAATGGAAAAGCAGAATACACCTACCACCAAGGTAAGAATGTAAGGCAGCCAAAGAGGTGTCATAAGTAAATTCACCAGATGCAGATGCTCCCCCCGAACTACGATAACTATGATCAGCAGccaaagaccaaaaaaaaaaaaaacatttcttaaaTGGTGCTTTTAGTTGAGAAATTCTTGATTGATACTTGTAATGAGAAAATGAAAATCCATTAGATCACACAACTGAAAACTTATTAAGTTCCCAATATAATTAATTGGAATTTTCACCAATAGAAAACGATGAGTTTGTGTTTGCTAGTCAAGAACTCTTAAATTCATAAGATGAAAGTTGCAGAAATGaggatgttgcgatggatgtgtcgGCATACTGGGAGAGATAGGATTACAAATGTCGATATCCGGGACAAGGTGCGAGTGGCTTCGGTGGAGAACAGGATGcgagaagcgaggctgagatggttcgggcatgtgaagaggaaagTAACGGATGCTCCAGAGCGaaagtgtgagaggttggctatggatggtttcaggagATGTAGATGCaagccgaagaagtattgggaagAGGCGGTTAGACAAGACAGGCGCAGCTCTAGCTTAACAAGGACATCACCTTAGATGGGAGGTTCTGGAGGACACTGactagggtagaaggttagtaggtagtagaGAGTTGTTTCACTTATCCTTCCATTCTAGTAGTCGTGCTATTACCCAACgtagtttcttgtccttcgaTTATGTTACTATCCGTTGTTTCTTGTACTTAGGTAATTTTCTGTAGTTATTGTTTCTTATTCAGAATGTTTTCTTATGCTTCCTATAGTATTTTTCCATGGCTTCCTCGCTTAGGTTATTTCTTTTTCCGTACTTCTTTCATTTGCTTGCCTTGAGTCTGAGGGTCATCGAAAAGGTGTAAGAtatgtgtacactctaccctccccagaccccacttctGTAATTACACTTTCGTGTACTATTTCCTTCACTTTCCATTTTCAATTTGCAGATAGATGATAGAGCTAAAAATCtgttcaccatttctctttgaacTGTCCCCGGGTATAATACAACATTATACCCAGGGagaaagcattatacataatgtattaACCTTGAATAAAGTGTATAATAGAGTGTATACACAAATATGAGCTAAATCGGGTGACAAAAtagacatagagcgtaattttccCATTAAAAAACCCTAAACCagttgaagcaaaaaaaaaaaaatggacactAGATCGAAATGTAAAAGAAAATCAAATTACGAATTAATATTAAAATGGTTACGTTGTTTCATCTTCATCTGATGATTCTTCATCGACTTCTTCAACTTGTAATTCCTCAGATTCGAGCTCTCGTATTTGCTCCATTTGAtacctttctctctctagaattctATCGTCCTCCATTTCTTTTTTCTAACTTCGTTGTCTCTATGGTGTAACTTGATTAAGTTAAATTGTGTGAGTATTTTATGTTACGCGAGTAGATATATATGCGTACTCCTAAGCTTTGGAAGACAAATTATAATAAATGAACTTACGAGATCCTTGTATTAATGCGacaaaaggacaaaaatggtcccttaactatgaaagtaggttcaaaatagttccttacctatgcacttaacggttttagtcctttaagtttgttacaagttaacaaaaatggtcccttaactatgagagtaggttcaaaatagtcctttaactatgcacttaacggttttggtcctttaagtttgccataagttgacagttttagtctcgacaaaatattcatcgaactctatttgttagatttgacgagaactatgaaaaaaagggcGGAAACGACTAACGTCCTACAGaccaacggaagtccatcggttatttttgaggaaaaatgcgcggaaactatttaaaaaaaaaaaaaaaatcactacaCTGAAAGTATTTAGTTTTCTCTAGTTTTCAATAAAAACGaatctagtgtattttacttagcgaaTGAACTCCCTCGATTTTAATCGACAgaatccgtcggtctttgtgccccgagacactattttttgacattatcaagtctgtaggtttttcctcagttttttcctataaccgactaacgtccgtcggttttgtcccgagttatttgaccgatctagagttctcactaattttttcctttttttcatagttctcgtcaaatctaacaaatagagttcgatgaatattttgtcgagactaaaactgtcaacttatggcaaacttaaaggaccaaaaccgttaagtgcatagttaagggactattttgaacctcctctcatagttaagggaccgtttttgttagcttgtaacaaacttaaaggactaaaaccgttaagtgcatagttaagggactatttttaacctacTATCATatttaagggatcatttttgtccttttctctatTAATGCAgtacaatattatacaatataTTATACATTTTGATCATCCAAACAGAGTGTAAAACGCCGTTTGCAATAGCGGTGCGGTGTTTGAGTCAAGGCACAGGTTAGTAAAACTCGACGATAACGGACGTTTAACGTTGGACTCAGTCAACATTATTGGGTACACCTATAATCATTTTCTAATATTTTGGTTATTTGAATTGTGAAAAGCCAAAAAAtgctaatttttttaattaaaaaaatatttattttttaataatagtAT
Coding sequences within it:
- the LOC132604214 gene encoding uncharacterized protein LOC132604214 codes for the protein MEDDRILERERYQMEQIRELESEELQVEEVDEESSDEDETTYRSSGGASASGEFTYDTSLAALHSYLGDVEDTHNRLAFLDGGAVLTVPLFYLEGVVLFPEATLPLRVIQPNFIASVDRALRQVDAPYTIGVIRVYRDPNNGRIKLATTGTTAEIRQYRHLEDGSVNIVTRGQQRFRLRRRWMDVEGSPCGEIQIIKEDFPLRTPREAVGRLTPLSIFRSGVHIQIPPINRSRVDQYGFGNENDSDAMSEESFESELSPTERRLHQSALVSCDMLEDSTSSDDENIEQQSRIKPARSPFDNFRRSFGTGKNREADGVRLALGKLSMPTHNTWKKHSLNQFREVPRAFWPSWVYQMYDSYSLAQRAAGRWKQIVRAPSMDSYVTKPGLLSFHIASKMPVSESTRQELLEIDGISYRLRREIELLESFDCVRCRTCETLIARRSDMLVMSSEGPLGAYVNPHGFVHEIMTLFKANGLAVIGNPVEEYSWFPGYAWSIAECATCQTQLGWLFTATKKKLKPRSFWGIRSSQVADDSR